A stretch of Paenibacillus peoriae DNA encodes these proteins:
- a CDS encoding SIS domain-containing protein — translation MMNVQQTVQTIYEQSSGEISEVYLVACGGSLVDMYPSKYFLDSEAKKLVAGMYTANEFVHALPRRLGKNSVVIVCSHGGNTPESVAAAKSAKEKGAYTIGLTHNSEAALLNYSDYSFLYEWGDESDVKNNPMAIILELTVELLQVADGYMHYQAFQNGLGAINGIINRAKIQVEPRATVFADKYRNEDLFYILTSGASYGHAYGFAICSLMEMQWLHAASIHSGEFFHGPFEVTDKETPFILMINEGRTRALDERAQTFLNQYAEKVEVIDAKELGIGTIADEVVEFFNPVLFYSIVCVYREALANVRNHPLETRRYMGKVAY, via the coding sequence ATGATGAATGTACAACAGACGGTTCAGACGATTTATGAACAATCAAGTGGAGAGATTTCTGAGGTTTATTTAGTAGCTTGCGGGGGCTCATTAGTCGATATGTATCCCTCAAAATATTTCTTGGATAGTGAAGCGAAGAAGCTGGTAGCAGGCATGTATACAGCAAATGAGTTTGTGCACGCGCTGCCAAGACGATTAGGTAAAAACTCAGTTGTCATCGTGTGTTCCCATGGAGGAAACACGCCGGAATCGGTTGCGGCTGCTAAATCAGCCAAAGAGAAAGGCGCTTACACCATCGGCTTAACCCACAATAGTGAAGCGGCACTGCTCAATTACTCTGATTATTCATTCCTCTACGAGTGGGGAGATGAGAGCGATGTCAAAAATAACCCGATGGCTATTATTTTGGAGCTTACTGTTGAGCTGCTTCAAGTCGCTGATGGCTATATGCATTATCAAGCTTTCCAGAACGGCTTGGGAGCAATCAATGGAATTATTAACAGGGCCAAAATACAAGTCGAACCGCGTGCCACTGTATTCGCTGACAAATACCGCAATGAAGATCTCTTCTATATCCTGACCAGCGGAGCTTCTTATGGACATGCCTACGGATTTGCTATCTGTTCTCTAATGGAAATGCAATGGCTTCATGCGGCTTCAATCCATTCCGGTGAATTTTTCCACGGTCCGTTTGAAGTAACGGATAAAGAAACTCCATTTATTCTGATGATCAACGAAGGACGCACACGGGCATTGGATGAGCGGGCACAGACTTTCCTGAATCAATATGCCGAGAAAGTAGAAGTAATCGATGCGAAGGAGCTTGGAATCGGAACCATTGCTGACGAGGTTGTCGAGTTCTTTAACCCGGTTTTATTTTATAGCATTGTATGTGTTTATCGTGAAGCACTCGCAAATGTACGCAATCACCCACTGGAAACTCGCCGTTATATGGGCAAAGTAGCTTACTAA
- a CDS encoding PfkB family carbohydrate kinase translates to MKVLGIGDNVVDKYVHLRMMYPGGNALNFSVFAKKAGVDAAFIGVFGDDNEAQHVEHILRELEIDISRCRYHSGENGCARVTLEDGDRVFLGSNEGGVTRLHPLKLSEDDKAYVGGFDLIHTGLYSHTGHLLPELETLGIPLSFDFSDDFVDEQVERYIAYADFAFFSCSHMTDEETQNYIRSNRKKEGQILVATRGGDRSIAYDGTKFYFQTPDSVDAVDTMGAGDSYITAFLLSFLKKGNIQDAMAEGSRVAAQSCLVEGSFGYGVRY, encoded by the coding sequence ATGAAAGTTCTAGGCATTGGCGATAATGTGGTAGATAAATATGTTCATCTGCGCATGATGTATCCTGGCGGCAATGCGCTTAATTTCAGTGTGTTTGCCAAAAAAGCGGGAGTAGATGCAGCCTTTATTGGAGTATTCGGGGATGATAACGAAGCACAGCATGTAGAACACATTCTCCGTGAGCTGGAAATCGACATTTCACGGTGCAGATATCACAGCGGTGAGAACGGCTGCGCACGTGTAACCCTGGAAGACGGGGACAGAGTATTTCTGGGCAGCAATGAGGGAGGAGTTACACGTCTCCACCCGCTGAAGCTGAGTGAAGATGACAAGGCCTATGTTGGCGGGTTCGACCTTATTCACACGGGCTTGTACAGTCATACAGGGCACTTGCTGCCTGAATTGGAGACGTTGGGAATCCCTCTTTCTTTTGACTTTTCAGATGATTTCGTAGATGAACAGGTCGAGAGATATATTGCGTACGCCGATTTTGCATTCTTCTCTTGCAGCCATATGACGGATGAAGAGACACAGAACTATATCCGCTCCAATCGAAAAAAAGAGGGGCAAATTCTGGTAGCCACACGCGGCGGAGATAGATCTATTGCCTATGATGGTACCAAGTTCTATTTTCAAACGCCTGATTCCGTGGACGCTGTGGATACGATGGGGGCAGGAGACTCCTATATCACCGCCTTTTTACTGAGTTTTTTGAAAAAGGGTAATATTCAGGACGCTATGGCAGAAGGATCGAGGGTTGCCGCCCAGAGCTGTCTGGTAGAAGGTTCATTCGGATACGGCGTCCGTTACTAA